Proteins from one Kazachstania africana CBS 2517 chromosome 1, complete genome genomic window:
- the SOK2 gene encoding Sok2p (similar to Saccharomyces cerevisiae PHD1 (YKL043W) and SOK2 (YMR016C); ancestral locus Anc_2.564): protein MSDQNNSYKRGNENDMSKILNDGMFNANVERTVDEEQDMAQHQMQQPQSSFSQNAYQYFTPEQWHYQQYYQQQLALQYQNTTSNNNNNNNNNNNNNIVNGTTATANAAGNSANPQIPYYYFYNPQLPFQYPPLTAPYYYYPGDNKSTATANNNHSSNSTTNNGTTPYFPLIPTPPPPLHSMKQEMPQQRQQQMPVIPTISTPSSIKNGYVYPGFQQNEQEPKTYKIRTSNDETDENSLPRVTTTIWEDENTLCYQVEANGVSVVRRADNDMINGTKLLNVTKMTRGRRDGILKAEKIRHVVKIGSMHLKGVWIPFERARYMAEKEKILDLLYPLFVKDIGKMLNCNNTGDNNTNIYDNNENVMNDEKSRVSIGILKG, encoded by the coding sequence ATGTCTGATCAGAACAATAGTTATAAGAGAGGCAATGAAAACGATATGTCAAAGATCCTGAACGATGGCATGTTTAATGCCAATGTCGAAAGAACAGTAGATGAAGAGCAGGATATGGCACAACATCAGATGCAACAACCTCAATCTAGTTTCAGTCAGAATGCATATCAATATTTCACACCTGAACAATGGCATTATCAGCAATACTATCAACAACAATTGGCTttacaatatcaaaatacAACTAgtaacaataacaataacaataacaataacaataacaacaaTATTGTCAATGGTACCACAGCAACAGCTAATGCTGCAGGTAATAGTGCGAATCCACAAATTCCATATTATTACTTCTATAATCCGCAATTGCCATTTCAATATCCACCATTAACTGCACCCTACTATTATTATCCAGGagataataaatcaacGGCAACTGCAAACAATAACCATTCTAGTAACAGTACTACTAATAATGGCACTACACCTTACTTCCCCCTAATACCTACGCCACCTCCACCATTACACTCAATGAAACAAGAGATGCCACAACAGCGACAACAACAAATGCCCGTAATCCCCACAATTTCGACACCATCATCGATTAAAAACGGGTATGTGTATCCTGGGtttcaacaaaatgaaCAAGAGCCAAAGACGTACAAGATTAGAACTTCCAATGATGAAACGGACGAAAATAGTTTACCTAGAgtaacaacaacaatatgGGAAGATGAAAACACCTTATGTTACCAGGTGGAAGCCAACGGTGTATCTGTCGTAAGAAGAGCGGACAATGATATGATTAATGGTAcgaaattattgaatgttaCGAAGATGACAAGAGGTAGAAGAGATGGTATTTTGAAAGCGGAGAAAATTAGACACGTCGTTAAAATTGGATCAATGCATTTAAAAGGTGTTTGGATTCCATTTGAAAGAGCAAGATATATGGctgaaaaagagaaaattttagatcTTCTTTATCCGTTGTTCGTCAAGGACATCGGCAAGATGTTAAACTGCAATAATACTGGTGACAACAATACTAACATTTATGACAATAATGAGAATGTAAtg